The Thalassotalea psychrophila genome window below encodes:
- the cobU gene encoding bifunctional adenosylcobinamide kinase/adenosylcobinamide-phosphate guanylyltransferase: protein MIHLILGGARSGKSSYAEQLCATLQQQCEQTCAHSPIYIATAQAFDDAEMQVRIEKHQQDRMAKNNDITWQVIECPTELAQLLNKQNKNNESSNKIYLVDCLTLWLNNIIFNLGETAEQQQIDAQTEHLILSLCKYQHTKSQHLVLVANEVGLGVVPLGKVSRLFVDNAGWLNQRIAKIADTVTLITAGIPLTLKESNND, encoded by the coding sequence ATGATCCATTTGATCTTAGGCGGAGCTCGCTCTGGCAAGTCTTCTTATGCCGAACAATTATGCGCTACTTTGCAACAACAATGCGAACAAACGTGCGCACATTCACCAATATATATAGCAACAGCACAGGCCTTTGATGATGCTGAGATGCAAGTTCGTATCGAAAAGCATCAACAAGATAGAATGGCCAAAAATAACGATATTACTTGGCAGGTTATTGAATGCCCTACCGAGCTTGCACAGCTATTAAATAAACAAAATAAAAACAATGAAAGCAGCAATAAAATTTATTTAGTCGATTGTTTAACATTGTGGCTTAACAACATAATTTTTAACTTAGGTGAAACCGCAGAGCAGCAACAAATCGACGCCCAAACAGAGCATCTGATTTTATCATTATGCAAATATCAACACACTAAAAGTCAACACTTAGTCCTTGTTGCCAATGAAGTTGGCCTAGGCGTAGTCCCCCTTGGCAAGGTAAGCCGTTTATTTGTTGATAATGCCGGTTGGCTCAATCAACGTATTGCTAAAATAGCTGACACGGTAACATTAATAACTGCAGGTATTCCTTTAACCTTAAAGGAAAGTAACAATGACTAA
- a CDS encoding histidine phosphatase family protein, producing the protein MTNLYFLRHGKVDGPAALYGHTDIKVISEHDDLLLTELLKVQHNFTHIVSSPLQRCKSLATKFAKASGLPLVIQPQLKEIDFGKLDGMPFETAKQHWSILEKFWLNPAQNPLPNAENLTDFHHRILSIFDQLIIGYKNESILVICHGGVIRMLLSVVLELDWKNPKLFSNLRIENGSISKIVHHENSNFSEVFGIGLPISTCARSANND; encoded by the coding sequence ATGACTAATTTATACTTTTTACGTCATGGTAAAGTAGACGGGCCTGCTGCACTTTACGGTCATACTGACATTAAAGTTATTAGCGAGCATGATGATTTATTACTGACTGAACTGCTTAAAGTGCAGCACAATTTTACTCATATTGTCAGTTCTCCATTACAACGCTGCAAAAGTTTAGCAACTAAATTTGCCAAAGCCAGTGGATTACCGCTTGTCATTCAACCGCAGTTAAAAGAAATCGATTTTGGTAAGCTTGACGGTATGCCATTTGAAACGGCAAAACAGCACTGGTCAATACTTGAAAAGTTTTGGCTAAACCCAGCCCAAAATCCATTACCAAATGCTGAAAACTTAACTGATTTTCACCACCGTATTCTCTCAATATTTGACCAACTTATTATTGGATATAAAAATGAATCTATATTAGTCATTTGTCATGGCGGCGTTATTCGTATGCTGCTTAGTGTTGTATTAGAGCTAGACTGGAAAAACCCAAAACTGTTCAGTAATTTGCGTATTGAAAATGGCAGTATTAGTAAAATAGTACACCATGAAAACAGTAACTTTAGCGAAGTCTTTGGTATTGGGTTACCTATATCTACGTGTGCGAGATCTGCCAACAATGACTAA
- a CDS encoding cobyric acid synthase gives MTKQSKTLMIQGTTSDAGKSTLVAAICRVLARKSIKVAPFKPQNMALNSAVTKDGGEIGRAQAVQAHAANIEPEVDFNPILLKPNSDTGAQVIVHGKALSMMEAQSYHDYKKVAMQAVLESHQRLQQRFDYIVVEGAGSPAEINLREGDIANMGFAERVNCPVILIADIDRGGVFAHLVGTLELLSKSEQQRVIGFVINRFRGDIKLLESGLEWLEQKTGKPVLGVLPYLHGLSIASEDAVDPSQVTDNEQIKKLKVVVPVYPRMSNHTDFDALRWHPEIDLQFIYPKDISNLDDLSTQPAQPLPSCDLIILPGSKNVQADLAFLKSLGWHHCIKKHLRYGGKVIGICGGMQMLGDEIFDPNNVESEHLSSSGLGLLPFTTTLTADKTLTNVLTKLTLLDQTSNIEGYEIHAGISTQLSNDMTAIFSHSTSLGFESHDQQIIATYLHGLFENPDALSLLMKWAGASIAKSQSFKEQQNYALNTLADSVEQHLNMPLINKLTTQWNSHE, from the coding sequence ATGACTAAACAAAGCAAAACGTTAATGATACAAGGTACAACTTCCGATGCAGGTAAAAGTACGCTAGTTGCAGCCATTTGTCGCGTACTTGCAAGAAAAAGCATCAAAGTCGCACCTTTCAAACCGCAAAACATGGCGTTAAACAGTGCCGTAACTAAAGATGGTGGCGAAATAGGTAGAGCACAAGCGGTACAAGCTCATGCTGCTAATATCGAGCCTGAAGTTGATTTTAATCCAATTTTATTAAAACCTAACTCCGATACTGGCGCGCAGGTTATTGTGCACGGTAAAGCATTGTCTATGATGGAAGCGCAAAGCTACCATGACTATAAAAAAGTGGCGATGCAGGCAGTACTAGAATCACATCAAAGATTACAGCAGCGTTTTGATTATATTGTTGTTGAAGGTGCGGGCAGCCCCGCTGAGATAAATTTACGCGAGGGCGATATTGCTAATATGGGTTTTGCCGAACGAGTAAACTGTCCGGTAATACTGATTGCCGACATTGATCGTGGTGGCGTATTTGCTCATCTTGTTGGCACACTTGAATTACTTTCTAAAAGCGAGCAACAACGGGTGATTGGTTTTGTTATTAACCGTTTTCGCGGCGATATTAAACTGCTTGAATCTGGTTTGGAGTGGTTAGAACAAAAAACAGGAAAGCCTGTGTTAGGCGTATTACCTTACTTGCATGGTTTATCTATCGCTTCTGAAGATGCGGTCGACCCCAGCCAAGTCACTGACAACGAGCAAATTAAAAAGTTAAAAGTTGTCGTGCCAGTTTATCCTAGAATGAGTAACCATACCGACTTTGATGCTCTGCGTTGGCACCCTGAAATAGATTTACAATTCATTTATCCTAAAGATATATCAAACCTTGATGATTTAAGTACTCAACCAGCACAACCCTTGCCAAGTTGTGATTTGATCATTTTACCGGGCAGTAAAAATGTGCAAGCGGATCTTGCCTTCTTAAAAAGTCTTGGCTGGCATCATTGTATTAAAAAGCACTTACGCTACGGTGGTAAAGTCATCGGTATTTGCGGTGGAATGCAAATGTTAGGCGATGAAATTTTTGATCCTAACAACGTTGAAAGCGAACATTTATCTAGCTCTGGTTTAGGTTTATTGCCGTTTACCACTACCCTTACCGCTGATAAAACATTAACTAATGTGTTAACTAAACTAACACTTTTAGATCAAACATCGAATATAGAAGGTTATGAAATTCATGCCGGTATCTCTACTCAATTAAGTAACGACATGACCGCCATTTTTAGCCATTCAACATCACTTGGTTTTGAAAGTCATGATCAACAGATAATTGCTACCTATCTACATGGATTGTTTGAAAATCCGGATGCATTGTCACTACTAATGAAATGGGCTGGAGCAAGTATTGCAAAATCGCAAAGTTTTAAAGAACAACAAAATTATGCGTTAAACACTTTGGCCGATTCTGTCGAACAACACTTAAATATGCCCCTTATAAATAAACTTACAACACAATGGAACTCACATGAGTAA
- the cobO gene encoding cob(I)yrinic acid a,c-diamide adenosyltransferase, giving the protein MSNDNNKPTKEQKHQARQQRLKEKVDERIANATEEKGLLIVITGNGKGKSTSGFGTVARAVGHGLKASVVQFIKGTWECGERNLLEQHDVDFYVMGTGFTWETQNKQQDTASAQTAWLDAKKLLQDEQVDVVLLDEITYMVTYGYIDLEEVIETLNNRPVNQHVIITGRACHRQLIELADTVSEVQPIKHAFDNGIKAQAGIDW; this is encoded by the coding sequence ATGAGTAATGACAATAACAAACCGACTAAAGAGCAAAAACACCAAGCACGCCAACAACGTTTAAAAGAAAAAGTGGATGAACGTATTGCTAATGCTACCGAGGAGAAAGGCTTATTAATTGTTATCACCGGTAATGGTAAAGGTAAGTCTACCTCCGGATTTGGTACAGTAGCTCGTGCTGTAGGTCATGGTTTAAAAGCTAGCGTAGTACAGTTTATAAAAGGTACTTGGGAGTGCGGCGAACGCAATTTACTTGAGCAGCACGATGTTGATTTTTATGTGATGGGAACGGGGTTTACCTGGGAAACTCAAAATAAACAGCAAGATACCGCATCTGCACAAACTGCTTGGCTTGATGCAAAAAAGTTACTGCAAGATGAGCAAGTCGATGTTGTCTTACTTGACGAAATTACTTACATGGTTACTTACGGCTATATAGATCTTGAAGAGGTCATTGAAACATTAAATAACCGTCCGGTAAATCAACACGTGATAATTACTGGCAGAGCTTGTCATCGCCAGCTAATTGAACTTGCCGATACAGTATCAGAGGTTCAACCAATTAAGCATGCTTTTGATAACGGCATTAAAGCGCAAGCTGGAATTGACTGGTAA
- a CDS encoding cobalamin-binding protein, translating to MNKKHKTLVVFISLIIVAWLLKVIFITSTVVVSEVAEVIKDEQKEVQEQQDANKYYSQQKIIALAPHVVEVLFDLGVGSKIVATTEHSDFPEQANSIPRVGNYARLKIEKILAYQPDLIIAWRTGNPSDDLERLEQLGLNVVYSDPINLTDIAKELRLFGKLTGSSEIAEQKALDFERKITALTQQYQNKQPISVFYELWSKPLTTVAQNAWPQQHLEVCGAINPFKQLINDYPQINIEQIIIANPELIIQPMSAGEPNPDAVDWQKFPQVTAAQHKQLLMPNSDILHRMSFRLLSELEQLCIDIDSSRNFYQSLQN from the coding sequence ATGAATAAAAAACATAAAACCCTTGTTGTTTTTATTAGCTTAATCATTGTCGCTTGGTTATTAAAGGTTATATTTATTACATCAACTGTAGTAGTTTCCGAGGTGGCTGAGGTTATTAAAGATGAGCAAAAGGAAGTTCAAGAGCAACAAGATGCTAATAAATATTATAGTCAGCAAAAAATTATCGCCCTTGCCCCTCATGTGGTTGAAGTACTATTTGATCTTGGCGTAGGCAGTAAAATTGTTGCCACTACCGAACATTCTGACTTTCCTGAACAAGCGAATTCAATCCCGCGTGTTGGTAATTACGCGCGGCTAAAAATAGAAAAAATATTGGCTTATCAACCCGACTTAATTATTGCTTGGCGTACTGGAAACCCAAGTGATGATTTAGAGCGGTTAGAACAACTGGGCTTAAACGTTGTTTACTCTGATCCTATTAATTTAACCGATATTGCCAAAGAACTAAGGTTATTTGGTAAGTTGACTGGCAGTAGCGAAATTGCAGAACAAAAAGCGCTAGATTTTGAGCGAAAAATAACCGCGTTAACACAGCAATATCAGAATAAGCAGCCTATTTCTGTGTTTTATGAATTGTGGTCAAAGCCATTAACTACGGTTGCACAAAACGCATGGCCGCAGCAGCATCTAGAAGTTTGTGGTGCTATTAACCCGTTTAAACAGTTAATTAATGATTACCCACAAATAAACATAGAACAAATAATTATCGCCAACCCAGAATTGATCATACAGCCAATGTCAGCCGGAGAGCCAAACCCTGATGCCGTAGATTGGCAAAAATTTCCACAAGTAACAGCGGCGCAACATAAACAATTATTGATGCCAAATTCAGACATATTACATCGCATGAGTTTTCGATTACTCAGTGAGTTAGAACAGCTTTGTATCGACATTGATAGCAGCAGAAACTTTTATCAGAGCTTACAAAACTAA
- a CDS encoding TonB-dependent receptor domain-containing protein encodes MKKTIIATTLISIGISASFSQQAIAANVDTDDQMLVTANRSQQEQFLALSANSVITSEQIKTMQVGNISELLDTVAGVSVVQQGGSGQNTSIFMRGTNSNHTLILVDGVRINSATLGTTNLTAISPSQIERIEIVKGPRAALWGSDAIGGVIQIFTKQLHSGEGSLTVGAGSNGLIQADAAMGLGNDKHNISISVSTESSDGFNAYTTDPYPYDINEDDDDGYERFSVSAVGNSQLTNTMSLHLVSRFESGNSEFDASYPDSPCWFDEALACPAYYANEQDHENYSVKLASRYQGDNLFSELAIATSQDEAENFGNETVPSTISTERNQVSFINQYQFLTGTSFSLGLDYYVEEISNSEDLDGWVPGFQTWDEVEREVSAVFLQAQHQQDKLLLEGAVRHDDIENLDAETTYNASVGYQINDNWLVSVTRGTGFKAPTFNDLYWPGSGNPDLQPEKITNNEVLIRHQFSSDSLNAKVELSAFDSEIDNLIAWAPNEFGLWQPANINSAEISGVEASIMLNVGNINNQLNLAFVDAEDSVTGDKLLRRPELTATYSLGYHWQNFSFNSLVSYRDESVDAGEAKLDSYVLVDLGVSYHATNNITLNARVNNIFDEEYQTSLNYFADGTNYKASVSYSF; translated from the coding sequence ATGAAGAAAACTATAATAGCAACAACCCTTATCTCAATAGGGATCTCAGCATCATTCAGTCAACAGGCGATTGCCGCTAATGTGGATACCGATGATCAAATGCTAGTTACCGCAAACCGTAGCCAGCAAGAACAGTTTTTAGCTCTGTCAGCTAATTCAGTTATTACCAGCGAGCAGATAAAAACCATGCAAGTGGGTAATATCAGTGAATTACTCGATACGGTAGCCGGCGTTAGCGTAGTACAACAAGGCGGCTCTGGCCAGAATACATCTATTTTTATGCGCGGCACAAACTCCAATCACACGCTAATTTTAGTTGACGGCGTGCGGATTAACTCGGCCACTTTAGGTACGACCAATTTAACCGCTATTTCACCAAGTCAAATTGAACGAATTGAAATTGTTAAAGGCCCAAGAGCAGCACTTTGGGGCAGCGATGCCATTGGCGGTGTAATTCAAATATTTACCAAACAACTTCATTCTGGTGAAGGCAGTTTAACCGTTGGCGCTGGCAGTAACGGCCTTATTCAAGCCGACGCAGCAATGGGCTTAGGAAACGACAAACATAATATAAGCATTAGCGTGTCAACTGAAAGCAGCGACGGTTTTAACGCCTATACAACCGACCCATATCCATATGATATTAATGAAGATGATGATGACGGTTATGAACGTTTTAGTGTGAGCGCAGTAGGTAATAGTCAATTGACTAATACCATGTCTTTGCATTTAGTTTCTCGTTTTGAAAGTGGTAACAGTGAATTTGATGCATCGTACCCTGACAGCCCATGCTGGTTTGATGAAGCTCTTGCGTGTCCTGCTTATTATGCTAATGAACAAGACCATGAAAACTACTCGGTTAAACTTGCAAGTAGATATCAAGGCGATAATTTATTTAGCGAACTAGCAATTGCTACAAGCCAAGATGAAGCGGAGAACTTTGGTAATGAAACAGTGCCAAGTACAATCAGCACCGAGCGCAACCAAGTTAGTTTTATCAATCAATACCAGTTTTTAACTGGTACATCGTTTAGCCTTGGCCTTGACTATTACGTTGAAGAGATCTCTAACAGTGAAGATCTTGATGGCTGGGTGCCTGGCTTTCAAACTTGGGATGAAGTAGAGCGCGAAGTAAGTGCGGTATTTTTACAAGCTCAACATCAACAGGACAAATTGTTGCTTGAAGGTGCAGTACGTCATGACGATATTGAAAACCTTGATGCCGAAACTACCTACAACGCATCAGTAGGTTATCAAATTAATGATAACTGGCTGGTAAGCGTTACTCGCGGTACTGGTTTTAAAGCGCCAACGTTTAATGATTTATATTGGCCTGGTTCAGGAAACCCGGACTTACAACCAGAAAAAATCACTAATAATGAAGTTCTAATTCGCCATCAATTTAGCTCTGATAGCCTTAATGCTAAAGTTGAATTAAGTGCATTCGATTCTGAAATTGACAACTTAATTGCTTGGGCACCGAACGAGTTTGGTTTATGGCAACCTGCAAATATTAACTCAGCTGAAATCAGCGGTGTAGAAGCATCAATAATGCTTAATGTGGGTAATATAAACAACCAGTTAAATTTAGCATTTGTTGATGCAGAAGATTCTGTTACTGGTGATAAACTACTACGTCGTCCAGAACTAACGGCAACTTATAGCTTAGGATATCACTGGCAAAACTTTAGCTTTAATAGCCTAGTATCTTACCGGGATGAAAGTGTTGATGCTGGTGAAGCTAAGTTAGATAGCTATGTGTTAGTTGATCTTGGCGTAAGTTACCATGCAACCAATAATATTACTTTAAATGCTAGAGTGAATAATATCTTCGATGAAGAATATCAAACATCACTGAACTACTTTGCCGATGGTACAAACTATAAAGCGTCTGTTTCTTATAGTTTCTAG
- the ltaE gene encoding low-specificity L-threonine aldolase: MIDYRSDTVTRPSADMLQAMIHAELGDDVYGDDPTVNALEARMAKLSGFDAAMIVNSGTQSNLCALLAHCERGEEYIVGQGYHAYLYEAGGAAVLGSVVPQPIKVSDTGELNFADIKAVLKEDDSHFAKSKLLSLENTHCGKVIPLEYFARAREFANEHGLDIHLDGARIFNALTAINIELKDICKYVDSISICFSKGLGTPMGSVLCGSNEFISKARRIRKMVGGGTRQAGIIAKAMDYALDHNIERLQIDHANAVLLADLLKECHNLSVTTPQTNMVYIDVDESVDGELLSKLLLAEGILISAGQNLRLVTHLNISTADIIYTADTIKDCLSLM; encoded by the coding sequence ATGATCGATTACCGTTCAGACACAGTTACCAGACCAAGCGCAGATATGCTGCAAGCAATGATACACGCCGAGCTTGGCGATGACGTGTATGGAGACGATCCAACAGTAAACGCCCTTGAAGCGAGAATGGCAAAGCTAAGTGGGTTTGACGCGGCAATGATCGTTAATTCAGGAACCCAATCAAACCTTTGCGCCCTGCTCGCCCATTGTGAGCGTGGTGAAGAATATATTGTTGGTCAAGGCTACCATGCCTATCTTTATGAAGCGGGCGGCGCAGCCGTGCTTGGTAGCGTGGTACCACAGCCCATTAAAGTTTCCGACACTGGCGAACTTAATTTTGCCGATATAAAAGCGGTACTCAAAGAAGATGACTCGCATTTTGCTAAATCAAAATTGCTTAGTCTTGAAAATACGCATTGCGGAAAAGTAATACCGCTTGAGTATTTTGCACGAGCAAGAGAGTTTGCTAACGAGCACGGCCTGGATATTCACCTTGATGGTGCACGTATATTTAACGCATTAACTGCCATAAACATTGAGTTAAAAGATATTTGTAAGTACGTTGATTCTATTTCAATTTGTTTTTCGAAAGGCTTAGGTACACCAATGGGCTCTGTACTTTGCGGCAGTAATGAATTTATTAGTAAAGCCCGTCGCATTAGAAAAATGGTAGGTGGCGGCACACGACAAGCCGGCATCATCGCTAAAGCAATGGACTATGCCTTAGATCATAATATTGAACGCTTACAAATTGATCATGCAAATGCGGTGTTATTGGCCGATTTATTAAAAGAATGTCATAACCTTAGCGTAACAACACCACAAACCAACATGGTTTATATTGATGTAGATGAAAGTGTTGATGGTGAATTACTAAGTAAATTACTACTTGCAGAAGGAATACTAATTTCAGCTGGGCAAAACTTACGCCTGGTTACTCATTTGAACATAAGCACCGCTGATATTATCTATACCGCCGATACAATAAAAGATTGCCTATCCCTAATGTAA
- the astB gene encoding N-succinylarginine dihydrolase has protein sequence MKSFEANFDGLVGPTHNYAGLSEGNVASKLSANDISNPKNAALQGISKMKALHDMGMTQGVFAPQERPDILSLRRLGFSGSDSNVLEQAHKEAPNVLSACFSASSMWTANSSTVSPSGDTKDGKIHFTPANLTNKFHRSLEPEITGNILKAVFNDEKHFNHHLHLNENDHFGDEGAANHTRLCNAYGEQGVEIFTFGKYAFNSAMPAPKKFPARQTLEASQAVARLHGLHDDNVVYVQQNPDVIDQGVFHNDVISVGNQNVLFYHDQAFLNTDKFLNEVQSKFGSDDLHFIKVSTDEVPLLDCVKTYLFNTQIITLADGTMAIIAPMHCYHNPNVKAYLDRLVTMNTPIKQVKYFDVNESMKNGGGPACLRLRVAMTETELAAVNQNCIMSDGLYGNLEAWINKHYRDQLSFDDLRDPNLLVESRTALDELTQMLNLGSVYHFQQV, from the coding sequence GTGAAGAGTTTTGAAGCGAATTTTGATGGTTTAGTAGGTCCTACTCATAATTATGCCGGCTTATCTGAAGGCAATGTTGCCTCTAAATTAAGTGCTAATGATATTTCGAATCCTAAAAACGCTGCATTGCAAGGTATTTCCAAAATGAAAGCATTGCACGATATGGGAATGACCCAAGGTGTATTTGCCCCACAAGAGCGTCCAGATATTCTTTCACTTCGTCGCTTAGGGTTTTCAGGCTCTGATTCCAATGTTTTAGAACAAGCTCATAAAGAAGCTCCAAATGTGCTATCTGCTTGTTTTAGTGCATCGAGTATGTGGACAGCAAATTCTTCAACTGTATCACCGTCAGGTGATACTAAAGATGGAAAAATACATTTCACTCCAGCGAATTTAACCAATAAATTTCATCGTTCACTAGAGCCTGAAATTACCGGTAATATTTTAAAAGCGGTGTTTAATGATGAAAAGCACTTTAATCATCATTTACATCTTAATGAAAACGATCATTTTGGTGATGAAGGCGCGGCAAACCACACACGTTTATGTAATGCATATGGCGAGCAGGGCGTTGAAATTTTTACTTTTGGTAAATATGCCTTTAATAGTGCGATGCCAGCACCTAAAAAATTCCCGGCAAGACAAACACTAGAAGCAAGTCAGGCTGTTGCTCGATTACACGGTTTACATGATGATAATGTAGTTTATGTTCAACAAAACCCTGACGTGATTGATCAAGGTGTATTTCATAACGATGTGATTTCAGTTGGTAACCAAAACGTGTTGTTCTACCATGACCAAGCGTTTTTAAATACCGATAAATTTTTAAATGAAGTACAAAGTAAGTTCGGCTCAGACGATTTGCACTTTATTAAAGTAAGTACTGATGAAGTACCGCTGCTAGATTGTGTTAAAACGTATTTATTCAACACTCAAATCATTACTTTAGCAGATGGCACCATGGCGATAATAGCGCCTATGCATTGTTACCATAATCCTAACGTGAAAGCGTATTTAGACCGCCTTGTTACTATGAATACTCCAATTAAACAGGTTAAGTATTTTGATGTAAATGAAAGTATGAAAAATGGCGGTGGCCCAGCGTGCTTACGTTTACGTGTGGCTATGACCGAAACCGAACTTGCAGCGGTTAACCAAAATTGTATTATGAGTGATGGCCTTTATGGTAATTTAGAAGCTTGGATCAATAAGCATTATCGTGACCAATTAAGTTTTGATGATTTACGTGATCCTAATTTGTTAGTGGAATCGCGCACCGCGTTAGATGAGTTAACACAAATGCTTAATCTTGGCTCTGTGTATCATTTTCAACAAGTTTAA
- a CDS encoding acetolactate synthase 3 large subunit, with product MTTEQYSGAELLIKSLAELDVEYIFGYPGGSVLDIYDAIFRQDKVSHILVRHEQAATHMADGYTRASGKCGYVLATSGPGNTNCVTGIANAYMDSIPMVVLAGQVASTLIGGDAFQETDIIGCSRPIVKHSFNCRSASELPNVVAKAQYIAMTGRPGPVVIELPKDILNPDIKMPFVMNKDVQIRSYNPNVKGHRKQIKKAVEKIVNAEKLVIYTGGGIILADASEKLTTLVERLNAPCTNTLMGLGGLSGVHDNFIGMLGMHGTAEANKAMAGADIILALGARFDDRVTNKVEKFCPNATIIHVDIDPTSISKTVNAHIPIVGNVDVVIDQLTAELDAVDHKHNKDDFKEWWSEINEWRKLNSFSYEKHPDKIKPQQVVESIYKHTNGDAYVCSDVGQHQMFAAQYYPFKKPRQWINSGGLGTMGFGLPAAMGVKVAYPDAHVVCVTGDGSIQMNIQELSTCLQYNLPVVVVTLNNRSLGMVRQWQDMIYGGRHSSSYMESLPDFIKLAEAYGHVGMQVNHPDELDSAMKEAFSIKNRLVFMDVLVDEKEHVYPMQVRFGAVDDMWLKKGEKV from the coding sequence ATGACCACAGAACAATATTCAGGAGCAGAACTACTTATAAAATCTCTTGCAGAGTTAGATGTTGAATACATCTTTGGCTACCCAGGCGGCTCAGTATTAGATATTTATGATGCTATTTTTAGACAAGACAAAGTTAGTCATATTCTGGTCCGTCATGAGCAAGCAGCAACTCATATGGCCGATGGCTACACCCGTGCTTCAGGTAAATGTGGCTATGTATTAGCCACATCAGGACCAGGTAATACAAATTGTGTTACCGGTATTGCTAATGCTTACATGGATTCAATTCCTATGGTTGTGCTCGCAGGCCAAGTTGCATCAACCCTAATTGGTGGCGACGCATTTCAAGAAACCGATATTATTGGTTGTTCTCGCCCTATCGTTAAGCACAGTTTTAACTGTCGTAGTGCTAGCGAGTTACCAAACGTGGTCGCTAAAGCCCAATATATCGCGATGACAGGTCGTCCAGGACCTGTTGTTATTGAATTGCCTAAGGATATTTTAAACCCTGATATTAAAATGCCGTTTGTAATGAATAAAGACGTACAAATTCGCTCTTATAATCCAAACGTTAAAGGCCACCGTAAGCAAATTAAAAAAGCGGTAGAAAAAATTGTTAACGCTGAAAAGTTAGTTATCTATACTGGTGGCGGTATTATTCTTGCCGATGCATCAGAAAAATTAACCACACTTGTTGAGCGCTTAAATGCTCCTTGTACCAATACATTAATGGGCTTAGGCGGCCTAAGCGGCGTACATGACAACTTTATTGGTATGTTAGGTATGCACGGCACGGCTGAAGCAAATAAAGCCATGGCTGGTGCAGATATTATCCTAGCATTAGGCGCTCGCTTTGATGATCGGGTGACCAACAAAGTTGAAAAGTTCTGTCCAAATGCCACTATCATTCATGTTGACATTGACCCTACATCTATTTCAAAAACCGTTAATGCACATATACCAATTGTAGGTAATGTTGACGTTGTTATTGATCAGTTAACAGCAGAGCTAGATGCCGTTGACCACAAGCATAACAAAGACGACTTTAAAGAATGGTGGAGTGAAATTAATGAATGGCGCAAGCTAAACAGCTTCAGCTATGAAAAACACCCAGATAAAATTAAACCACAACAAGTTGTAGAGTCTATTTACAAGCACACTAATGGTGATGCTTATGTATGTTCAGACGTTGGTCAACATCAAATGTTTGCCGCGCAATACTATCCGTTTAAAAAGCCTCGTCAATGGATCAACTCAGGTGGCTTAGGCACCATGGGATTTGGTTTACCTGCAGCAATGGGGGTTAAAGTAGCTTACCCTGACGCACACGTTGTGTGTGTTACTGGTGATGGCTCTATACAAATGAACATTCAAGAGTTATCTACTTGTTTACAATATAACTTACCTGTAGTGGTTGTTACTTTAAATAACCGCTCGCTTGGCATGGTACGTCAATGGCAAGACATGATATACGGTGGTCGCCACTCTTCATCTTATATGGAATCATTACCAGATTTTATTAAATTGGCTGAAGCTTATGGCCATGTTGGCATGCAAGTAAACCACCCTGATGAATTAGACAGTGCAATGAAAGAAGCATTTTCAATTAAAAATCGTTTAGTGTTTATGGATGTTTTAGTCGATGAAAAAGAACACGTTTATCCAATGCAAGTACGCTTTGGAGCAGTAGACGACATGTGGCTTAAAAAAGGAGAGAAAGTATAA